A stretch of Suncus etruscus isolate mSunEtr1 chromosome 9, mSunEtr1.pri.cur, whole genome shotgun sequence DNA encodes these proteins:
- the LOC126018242 gene encoding olfactory receptor 52M1-like, with protein MGPANKSLIFSNTFLLVGIPGLEHLHAWIGIPFCSMYVVAVVGNLTILAIVRAERSLHEPMFLFLCMLSVTDLVLSTSTLPRMLCLFWFGAHDIVFDACLAQMFFIHSFTAMESGFFLAMAIDRYVAICHPLRHTTILTNVRIAKMGASVVFRGVAFFSPHPILLKRLPYCKTRIIAHTYCEFMAVIKLACVDTGATKRYSLSVASVIGSCDGFFIAVSYVLILRAVFRLPSREASLKALGTCGSHVCVILVFYSTAVFTFLTHRFGHNVAPQIHIFIANMYLLVPPFLNPIVYGIRTKKIRERVLSTLRLKTA; from the coding sequence ATGGGACCAGCTAATAAATCCCTAATATTTTCAAACACTTTCTTGCTGGTGGGTATTCCAGGACTAGAACACCTTCATGCCTGGATTGGGATTCCTTTCTGTTCCATGTATGTGGTGGCTGTTGTGGGGAACCTGACTATCCTAGCTATAGTAAGAGCAGAGCGAAGCCTCCATGAGCCTATGTTTCTCTTTCTGTGTATGTTATCTGTCACGGATCTGGTTCTCTCCACATCTACACTGCCTCGCATGCTCTGTCTCTTCTGGTTTGGAGCCCATGACATAGTCTTTGATGCCTGTCTCGCTCAAATGTTTTTCATCCACAGTTTTACTGCCATGGAATCAGGTTTCTTCTTAGCCATGGCTATTGATCGTTATGTAGCCATCTGTCATCCACTGCGCCATACAACCATTCTCACTAATGTTCGAATTGCTAAAATGGGAGCTTCAGTGGTATTCCGGGGAGTAGCcttcttttctccacatcccaTCTTGCTCAAGCGGCTGCCCTATTGCAAAACTCGAATTATTGCCCATACTTACTGTGAATTTATGGCCGTGATAAAGCTGGCTTGTGTGGACACAGGAGCCACCAAGCGTTATAGTCTGAGTGTGGCATCTGTTATTGGATCCTGTGACGGGTTTTTTATTGCTGTCTCATATGTCCTAATCCTCCGTGCAGTCTTTCGGCTTCCATCAAGGGAAGCAAGTCTTAAAGCTTTGGGTACGTGTGGTTCCCATGTTTGTGTCATTCTTGTTTTCTACTCTACAGCTGTCTTTACCTTTCTAACTCATCGTTTTGGCCACAATGTTGCTCCCCAGATTCATATATTCATTGCCAATATGTACCTTCTAGTGCCACCATTTCTTAATCCCATTGTTTATGGAATTAGGACCAAGAAAATCCGAGAGCGTGTCCTTAGTACTTTAAGATTAAAGACTGCCTGA
- the LOC126018460 gene encoding olfactory receptor 51L1-like: MKIKYFSASTLRHYNNSDFQPLLLSGFSGLEAYYPQISIIFCVLYIIAIMSNSTILILICLEESLHEPMYFFLSMLAVSDLGLCATTLPTILKVFWFSSREIHFDSCLAQMYFIHIFSMMESGILLAMAFDRYVAISNPLRYITILSNSTIVKISIGFVLRAVIVLIPAPVLIKQLKFCEANVLSHSYCLHPDIIKLSCSDHRLNSFLGLTVIIITFGFDSVLILLSYVKILATVFSIASQEERVKALNTCVSHICAVLLVYVPMLGVSIIHRFGKHVPPVVHVIMGYVYLLVPPVFNPVVYCIKTHEIRIRLLNIFKKMSK, encoded by the coding sequence ATGAAGATTAAATACTTCAGCGCATCAACTTTGAGacattacaacaacagtgattttCAACCTTTGTTACTTTCTGGTTTTTCTGGTTTAGAAGCTTATTATCCTcaaatttctataattttctgtgttttatatataatcgCTATTATGAGCAACAGTACTATACTGATACTGATCTGTCTTGAAGAATCACTTCATGAacccatgtatttttttctttccatgctgGCAGTAAGTGACTTAGGCCTCTGTGCCACCACCTTACCTACAATACTTAAGGTTTTCTGGTTTAGTTCTCGTGAAATACACTTTGATTCCTGCCTTGCTCAGATGTATTTTATCCACATATTTTCCATGATGGAGTCAGGTATACTACTGGCCATGGCTTTTGACCGTTATGTAGCAATATCCAATCCTCTTAGATATATTACCATCCTAAGTAATTCTACCATAGTGAAAATATCTATAGGATTTGTATTGAGAGCCGTCATTGTTCTCATCCCAGCCCCTGTGCTGATTAAACAACTAAAATTTTGTGAGGCCAATGTACTTTCACATTCTTACTGTCTGCATCCAGACATTATTAAACTTTCCTGTTCTGACCACCGTCTTAACAGCTTCTTGGGACTCACAGTAATTATCATAACATTTGGATTTGATTCTGTGCTTATCCTGCTCTCCTATGTGAAGATTCTTGCCACTGTTTTCAGTATTGCCTCCCAGGAAGAACGAGTCAAGGCCCTTAATACCTGTGTTTCCCACATTTGTGCGGTGCTGCTGGTCTATGTCCCCATGTTAGGAGTGTCCATCATTCACCGATTTGGAAAACATGTCCCACCTGTGGTTCATGTGATTATGGGTTATGTCTACTTGTTGGTACCCCCTGTGTTCAACCCAGTTGTTTACTGCATCAAGACCCATGAGATACGTATTCGTCTcctcaatatttttaagaaaatgtcaaaatag